In Acidobacteriota bacterium, the following are encoded in one genomic region:
- a CDS encoding archaemetzincin, which yields MAAIYLWWIGADAADRDLLEQVRQQVGRTFEAPAVLWDDPSRPTGTYDTRRGQHSSTQILRWLAAHQPPGAMKTLAITDVDLFIPVLTFVYGEAQLGGRAAVVSMARLGDGTARVSPAMVSARLVKEAVHELGHTFGLTHCGSERCVMTRSVNMAGVDRKAAVLCADCRTVYRDRLLEGYDQ from the coding sequence ATGGCGGCGATCTACCTCTGGTGGATCGGGGCGGACGCGGCCGATCGCGACCTGCTCGAGCAGGTCAGGCAACAGGTGGGCCGGACGTTCGAGGCGCCGGCGGTGCTGTGGGACGATCCGTCCCGACCGACCGGGACGTACGACACGCGGCGCGGGCAGCATTCGTCGACCCAGATTCTGCGATGGCTCGCCGCGCACCAGCCACCGGGAGCGATGAAGACGCTGGCCATCACCGATGTCGACCTGTTCATCCCCGTGCTCACCTTCGTCTACGGCGAGGCGCAGCTCGGCGGACGGGCGGCAGTGGTCTCGATGGCCAGACTCGGCGACGGAACGGCGCGGGTCTCGCCCGCCATGGTGAGCGCGCGCCTGGTCAAGGAGGCCGTGCACGAACTCGGGCACACCTTCGGCCTGACGCACTGCGGCAGCGAGCGCTGCGTGATGACGCGGTCGGTCAACATGGCCGGCGTCGACAGGAAGGCTGCCGTGCTCTGTGCCGATTGCCGCACGGTCTACAGGGATCGACTGCTGGAAGGATACGACCAATGA
- a CDS encoding sigma-54 dependent transcriptional regulator, whose protein sequence is MNKERTRVLIVDDEEIVRESLSGWLEKDGYTVETAEDGPTAVDKVNRATWSVMLIDMKMPGMDGLQVLDRVKQIQPNVTAVIMTAFATVDTAVSAMKLGAYDYLVKPFDPEELSMMMEKIVAQQALVRENVILRRALKREFRFRDLVSKSTAMQQVFNLARTAARSQSTILVLGESGTGKELMARAIHSESPRAGGPFVAVSCAALTESLLESELFGHERGSFTGAFQRHKGKFEAAQHGTLFLDEIGDIGPKLQADLLRVLEEKKIQRVGGTETLDVDVRIIAATNRDLAKAVADGSFREDLYYRLNVIPVVLPPLRERREDIPLLVDHLLEQLSVETERRIEGVSHEAMALLMNHAWPGNVRELRNVLERAVVVAAGSVIQATDLGLHKPDAAAPEESIATLESVERRHIAHVLEQTGGNVTQAARILDIDRVTLYNKIKKYHLRETETA, encoded by the coding sequence ATGAACAAGGAGCGGACGCGCGTCCTGATCGTCGACGACGAGGAAATCGTGCGAGAGTCGCTCTCGGGCTGGCTCGAGAAGGACGGGTACACGGTCGAGACGGCCGAGGACGGCCCCACGGCGGTCGACAAGGTGAACAGGGCCACCTGGTCGGTCATGCTCATCGACATGAAGATGCCCGGCATGGACGGCCTGCAGGTACTCGACCGCGTGAAGCAGATCCAGCCGAACGTCACGGCCGTCATCATGACCGCGTTTGCCACCGTCGACACGGCCGTCTCGGCCATGAAGCTCGGCGCCTACGACTATCTCGTCAAGCCCTTCGACCCCGAAGAGCTCAGCATGATGATGGAGAAGATCGTCGCCCAGCAGGCGCTCGTGCGCGAGAACGTGATCCTGCGGCGGGCCCTCAAGCGGGAGTTCCGCTTCCGCGACCTCGTGAGCAAGAGCACCGCGATGCAGCAGGTCTTCAACCTGGCGCGCACCGCCGCGAGGAGCCAGTCGACGATTCTGGTGCTCGGGGAGAGCGGCACCGGCAAGGAGCTGATGGCGCGCGCGATCCACTCGGAGAGCCCCCGGGCCGGCGGCCCCTTCGTGGCCGTCTCGTGCGCGGCCCTCACGGAGTCGCTCCTCGAGTCGGAGCTCTTCGGCCACGAACGCGGGTCGTTCACCGGGGCCTTCCAGCGGCACAAGGGCAAGTTCGAGGCCGCGCAGCACGGCACGCTCTTCCTCGACGAGATCGGCGACATCGGCCCGAAGCTGCAGGCCGACCTGCTGCGCGTGCTCGAAGAGAAGAAGATCCAGCGCGTTGGCGGCACCGAGACCCTGGACGTCGACGTGCGCATCATCGCCGCCACCAACCGCGATCTGGCGAAGGCCGTCGCCGACGGCAGCTTCCGGGAGGACCTGTACTACCGCCTCAACGTCATCCCCGTCGTCCTGCCGCCGCTGCGCGAGCGCCGCGAGGACATCCCGCTGCTCGTCGATCACCTGCTCGAGCAGCTGTCGGTCGAGACCGAGCGCCGCATCGAAGGGGTCTCGCACGAGGCCATGGCGCTGCTCATGAACCACGCCTGGCCGGGCAACGTCCGCGAGCTCCGCAACGTGCTCGAGCGGGCCGTGGTCGTGGCAGCGGGCAGCGTCATTCAGGCCACCGATCTCGGGCTGCACAAGCCCGACGCGGCCGCACCTGAGGAGTCGATTGCCACGCTCGAGAGCGTCGAGCGCCGTCACATCGCGCACGTGCTCGAGCAGACGGGCGGGAACGTCACGCAGGCCGCCCGCATCCTCGACATCGATCGGGTGACCCTCTACAACAAGATCAAGAAGTATCACCTCCGAGAGACCGAGACGGCCTGA